AAACATAGCCACCAGGGAATGGGTAATAATAGCCGCCGAGCGGGCGGAGCGGCCGGATCAATTTGTGCGCCGACGGGAAAGAAGGAAGGCCCTGCCGGAATTTTCCCAAAGCTGCCCCTTTTGTCCCGGCAACGAACATCTGACGCCCGCGCCCACATTGCTTGTCGGTCGCGGCGACAACTGGGATGTTCGGGTGGTTCCCAATAAATACGCCGCGCTTCGACCGGACGACAGTAATGAACGCGAAAAGATCGGGCTGTTCCTGAAGGCTGGGGGATATGGGATTGCAGAGGTTATCATTGAGACGCCACGACATGATTTAAGCATCGCGACAATGTCCGAAACGCATGTAAGGCTCGTGCTGGGGGCGTATCGGCAGAGGAAAATGGAAGTTGCGAAGAGGCATAATATCAATTTCGTCACGCTGTTCCGAAATCACGGAGAGCGGGCGGGGACTTCGCTTGAGCACCCGCATTCGCAGCTCATTGCGACCCCAATCATTCCGCCGAACGTGCGCGACCAGATTAACCAGTCGATGATGAGTTATGACTCGTACGGGACGTGTGTCTACTGCCAGATGGTTGCAGAAGAAACGCAACAGGGAAGCCGACTGCTCATCGATAGCGAGAAATTTGTTGCGTTTGTGCCATTTGCCTCACGGTCGCCGTTCGAAGTGATGATAGTTCCGAAACAGCATCGCGCTTATTTTGGAAATGTGGCCGATGAGGAGTTGGACGATCTGGCGCGAGTCCTGAAGACGATCCTGTGCAAAATTCATAAAGGGCTGGATGACCCGGACTACAACTATATTATCCAATCGGCCCCGGTGGGCGATGACGACGTCAAATATTATCACTGGTATCTTTCCATTGTGCCGCGGCTGACGACGCGGGCCGGGTTCGAGATGGGATCGGGGATCAACATAAATGTGATGGCGCCCGAACGCTGCGCCCAGATCCTGCGAAACGTTGAAATCGAGGCGTGCGCGTAAAAGGAAACGCGGCAGCAAAAGCGGCCATTTACTCGATGTGGTGAGTCCTCATTTTCCGCCAGAGCGTAGTCCGGCTGATGCCGAGGATATTTGCAGCCTGCGTTCGATTTCCTGCTGCTTCTCGAAGAGCCTGCGTGATAATTGAATGCTCGGCCTTGGTTTCAAGGCGGGAATGCTTGAGCAATCGTATCTTTCTTTCCTGCGTCGGCTCGAAATCTTCCATTTTTCGTATCTCGAGCGGGAGGTCGTGGGGCTCAATCAACGTGCTTCGGGAAAGCACGATTGCGTGTTCGAGCGCGTGCTCGAGTTCCCGGATATTGCCGGGCCAGTCGTAGTTCCAGAGAAAAACCATGCTCTCCTCGCTCACCCCGCGGATTCTCTTGGCCATTATCTTATTGAAGCGATTGATAAAATGGTTGATCAGGAGCGGCAGGTCGTCTCTTCTCTCCCTCAACGGCGGCAGAAAGATCGGGATAACGCGAAGGCGGTAGTAAAGGTCGGGCCGGAATTCTGCCTTCTGGACGAGGTCCTTCAAGTTGCGACTGGTGGCCGCGATAATGCGAACATCGCTTTTGCGTGAGGCCGTTTCGCCGACGCGTTCGAATTCTCTCTCCTGGAGGACCCGCAGCAGTTTCAACTGAATGAACGGGCTGAAGTCGCCGACCTCGTCGAGAAATATCGTGCCCCCATTGGCGGCCTCGAATCTTCCCACCTTATCATACAGCGCCCCCGTAAAGGCCCCTTTTACGTGCCCGAACAGCTCGCTTTCGAGCAGCGTCTCGGCCAGGGCGGAGCAGTTAACCTTGATAAAAGGGGCGTGAGCCCGGTGGCTGTGATAATGGATCGCATGGGCCACAAGTTCCTTTCCAGTGCCGCTTTCGCCCTGGATGAGGACAGTGGAATCGCTTTCGGCAGTCTGCAAAATGCGATCATACACCTGCTGAATCAGATGGTTCTTGCCGATAATCTGGTCCAGCCTGTATCTTCCCCGTAGTTCCTCTTTCAAGCTGTAAATCTCGGTTACATCGGCTATGCTGATGACGGCGCCGGCGGGTTTGTCTTCGTAGATATCGGATAAGACGGTGCTCGTGATGTTGATCGTTTTCAACCGCCCGTCCTTCGTGGTTATCTCGAGCCCATAATTCTCGATCCGGCGATTTGCGGAGATACTCTGGACAACCATTTCGGTAAGCGCCTCTTTACGGGAGCGCAGAATCACATGAAGCGGCTTATCAAGGGCCTCATCGGCGGAAAAAGCGGTGATTTTTTCGGCGGCCTTATTGAATTGCTGAATCTTGCCGGCGGGATCGACTGTTATTATGCCGTCGTACAGGCTATCGAAGATCGATCTGAGGTTTTCCGCAAAGCGCAGAAAAAAAGGCGAAAATTGTGCTGAGTGTTTATCGTCCGACACGGTCCCCCCCTGGCCGACTATAAATCATGATACCACTGCTCTTTTTTAATTTG
This genomic stretch from Candidatus Abyssobacteria bacterium SURF_5 harbors:
- the galT gene encoding galactose-1-phosphate uridylyltransferase, with the translated sequence MPEFRQNIATREWVIIAAERAERPDQFVRRRERRKALPEFSQSCPFCPGNEHLTPAPTLLVGRGDNWDVRVVPNKYAALRPDDSNEREKIGLFLKAGGYGIAEVIIETPRHDLSIATMSETHVRLVLGAYRQRKMEVAKRHNINFVTLFRNHGERAGTSLEHPHSQLIATPIIPPNVRDQINQSMMSYDSYGTCVYCQMVAEETQQGSRLLIDSEKFVAFVPFASRSPFEVMIVPKQHRAYFGNVADEELDDLARVLKTILCKIHKGLDDPDYNYIIQSAPVGDDDVKYYHWYLSIVPRLTTRAGFEMGSGININVMAPERCAQILRNVEIEACA
- a CDS encoding PAS domain S-box protein yields the protein MSDDKHSAQFSPFFLRFAENLRSIFDSLYDGIITVDPAGKIQQFNKAAEKITAFSADEALDKPLHVILRSRKEALTEMVVQSISANRRIENYGLEITTKDGRLKTINITSTVLSDIYEDKPAGAVISIADVTEIYSLKEELRGRYRLDQIIGKNHLIQQVYDRILQTAESDSTVLIQGESGTGKELVAHAIHYHSHRAHAPFIKVNCSALAETLLESELFGHVKGAFTGALYDKVGRFEAANGGTIFLDEVGDFSPFIQLKLLRVLQEREFERVGETASRKSDVRIIAATSRNLKDLVQKAEFRPDLYYRLRVIPIFLPPLRERRDDLPLLINHFINRFNKIMAKRIRGVSEESMVFLWNYDWPGNIRELEHALEHAIVLSRSTLIEPHDLPLEIRKMEDFEPTQERKIRLLKHSRLETKAEHSIITQALREAAGNRTQAANILGISRTTLWRKMRTHHIE